In Zhaonella formicivorans, one DNA window encodes the following:
- a CDS encoding protein-glutamate methylesterase/protein-glutamine glutaminase, with product MPSQVKVLVVDDSAFMRQVIIKMLEADPEIKVVGYARDGQEALDKVQRFKPDVVTMDVEMPGISGLETLEQLMCQAPTPVVMLSAVTTNGAQATIKALELGAVDFVTKPEKRTEIGQLANELPRKVKMAAGVQVAKVCRLRKPELLLTPPKTPPKFFAASKKQIEVVAVGTSTGGPAALHTLIRSLPPGLPAAMLIVQHMPPGFTATLAQRLNDLGTIPVKEAGDGDLVQKGRALLAPAGWQMEVVREDGQVRVRLSKETPVETLFKPSVDVLFLSVARVYGGKSLGVVMTGMGNDGLRGLKAMKEQGAYGLAEAESSCVVYGMPRAVVEAGLTDKVVPLPQIAGEIINFVSR from the coding sequence ATGCCTTCGCAGGTTAAAGTGCTGGTAGTAGACGATTCAGCTTTTATGCGGCAAGTTATAATTAAAATGCTGGAAGCTGACCCGGAGATTAAAGTGGTGGGCTACGCCAGGGACGGCCAGGAAGCGCTGGACAAAGTCCAGCGCTTCAAACCGGATGTGGTTACCATGGATGTAGAAATGCCCGGGATAAGCGGCCTGGAAACATTGGAACAGTTGATGTGTCAAGCACCTACTCCGGTCGTGATGCTAAGCGCTGTAACAACCAACGGGGCCCAGGCTACCATCAAGGCTTTGGAGTTGGGGGCGGTAGACTTTGTTACCAAACCGGAAAAAAGGACCGAGATAGGGCAGCTTGCCAACGAATTGCCGCGCAAGGTTAAAATGGCTGCCGGAGTGCAGGTGGCCAAGGTATGCCGGCTGAGGAAACCGGAGCTGTTACTTACTCCTCCCAAAACGCCCCCTAAATTTTTTGCTGCCAGTAAAAAGCAAATTGAAGTGGTGGCCGTAGGTACCAGTACGGGTGGTCCTGCGGCATTACACACCCTGATCCGCTCACTGCCTCCAGGGCTGCCGGCTGCCATGCTGATCGTACAGCACATGCCGCCAGGGTTCACTGCTACTTTGGCTCAACGTTTAAATGACTTGGGGACAATACCTGTCAAGGAAGCCGGCGATGGCGATTTGGTGCAGAAGGGAAGAGCTTTGCTGGCTCCGGCAGGCTGGCAGATGGAAGTGGTAAGGGAGGATGGCCAAGTGCGGGTTAGGCTGTCCAAGGAAACCCCTGTGGAGACACTCTTCAAACCTTCCGTTGATGTGCTGTTTTTATCGGTAGCCAGGGTTTACGGCGGCAAAAGCCTGGGGGTAGTGATGACCGGGATGGGCAATGACGGGCTGAGGGGCCTTAAGGCCATGAAGGAACAGGGGGCCTATGGGCTCGCAGAAGCTGAAAGCTCTTGTGTCGTCTACGGCATGCCCCGGGCAGTGGTTGAGGCCGGCCTTACCGATAAAGTTGTTCCCTTACCGCAAATTGCCGGGGAAATTATAAATTTTGTCAGCCGGTAA
- the flgK gene encoding flagellar hook-associated protein FlgK, which produces MSGTFFGFNTALRGLFAQQKAINTTAHNIANANTPGFTRQQAIMETTAPFPLPSLNRPGGAGQLGTGVDVAEIRRIRDLFLDKQIRAELQSLGRYEEEWKTMGQVETIFMEPGDTGLSKIFDDFWQAWSELSKNAENSPIRTSLKELSVTLADNLNHLARQLDTVYNDLNQVAAIRVSEINAITNKIASLNGQIEAIQAAGDQPNDLRDQRDALLDDLAKIIDYSYEETNTGSINIQINVLDNSVSPPSEQAVNLVDGNIVNLLSFSDDPAIKGDEKLQLTVAGPPDVVYQVVVKNGQMKGLENTRQNVNKYREDLNTLVSTLADEINKLHQTGYSLGATAPSGINFFEYDATDPALTISLNSAIASDVSMIAASSTPGSDNKGDGEIALQIYQLSRTALDGLGKSTIGNYYKNFISSIGVTANAAKTNEFNQQALVDQLNGRKESVSGVSIDEEMANMMMFQRSYEAAAKIITTLDEMIQTVLGLKR; this is translated from the coding sequence GTGTCCGGTACATTTTTCGGTTTTAATACAGCCTTGCGGGGCTTATTTGCCCAGCAAAAGGCTATAAACACTACAGCACATAATATAGCCAACGCCAACACGCCCGGGTTTACCAGACAGCAGGCGATTATGGAAACAACGGCGCCTTTTCCCTTGCCCTCCTTAAATAGGCCAGGGGGGGCCGGGCAACTGGGTACCGGCGTGGATGTTGCGGAGATACGGAGAATACGGGATCTCTTTCTGGATAAACAGATTCGCGCCGAGTTGCAGAGCCTGGGCCGGTACGAGGAAGAATGGAAGACCATGGGCCAGGTGGAAACCATCTTTATGGAGCCCGGGGATACAGGCCTTTCCAAAATCTTTGACGACTTTTGGCAAGCTTGGAGCGAACTGAGCAAAAACGCGGAAAACTCCCCCATCAGGACCAGTCTTAAAGAACTGTCGGTAACTCTGGCCGACAATTTAAATCACTTGGCCCGGCAGTTGGACACAGTCTACAATGACCTCAACCAGGTTGCTGCCATAAGGGTCAGCGAAATCAACGCCATCACCAATAAAATTGCCAGCCTCAACGGGCAGATTGAGGCTATCCAGGCTGCCGGCGATCAACCGAACGATCTAAGGGATCAAAGGGACGCGCTCCTGGATGATTTGGCAAAGATCATCGACTATAGTTACGAGGAAACAAACACAGGCTCCATTAATATTCAAATTAACGTATTGGATAATTCCGTCTCACCGCCTTCCGAACAGGCGGTAAACCTGGTGGACGGCAATATTGTCAACTTGCTGAGTTTCAGCGATGATCCTGCGATAAAAGGAGACGAAAAACTGCAGCTTACGGTTGCCGGTCCTCCCGACGTCGTTTACCAGGTGGTTGTTAAAAACGGCCAAATGAAAGGGTTGGAAAATACCAGGCAAAATGTTAACAAGTACAGGGAGGATTTAAATACCCTGGTTAGTACACTTGCCGATGAAATAAATAAGCTGCACCAGACAGGATACAGTTTGGGCGCGACTGCTCCCTCGGGTATCAATTTCTTCGAGTACGATGCGACAGACCCTGCACTGACTATAAGCTTAAACTCTGCCATCGCAAGCGATGTCTCCATGATAGCCGCTTCCAGTACCCCTGGCAGTGACAACAAAGGCGATGGGGAAATTGCCCTGCAGATTTACCAGCTCTCCAGGACAGCCCTGGACGGTTTGGGGAAATCTACCATTGGCAACTATTATAAAAACTTCATTTCCAGCATTGGGGTTACAGCCAACGCGGCAAAAACCAACGAGTTTAACCAACAAGCCCTGGTGGACCAACTCAACGGTCGCAAGGAATCAGTTTCAGGGGTTTCCATAGATGAAGAAATGGCCAATATGATGATGTTCCAGAGGTCTTATGAAGCGGCGGCCAAAATTATTACAACTCTTGACGAAATGATCCAAACGGTACTGGGGTTGAAGAGATAG
- the flgM gene encoding flagellar biosynthesis anti-sigma factor FlgM, whose product MKIQGQGPVNGAKGAKIISAYQKAGQILKNEKAEADSVELSAEAKEIARLQKKAGNIPEVREELVKSLKQKLAANAYQVPAAKLAEKLYGEIVQERN is encoded by the coding sequence GTGAAAATTCAGGGCCAAGGGCCGGTGAACGGCGCGAAAGGGGCCAAGATCATCTCCGCCTACCAAAAGGCGGGGCAAATCCTGAAAAACGAAAAGGCAGAGGCCGATTCAGTTGAGCTTTCCGCTGAGGCAAAAGAAATAGCCCGGCTGCAAAAAAAGGCCGGCAACATCCCTGAGGTACGGGAAGAATTAGTTAAAAGCCTTAAACAGAAATTAGCTGCCAATGCTTACCAGGTCCCTGCCGCCAAGCTGGCGGAAAAACTGTATGGGGAAATAGTACAAGAGAGAAATTAG
- the flgN gene encoding flagellar protein FlgN, which produces MDKSLATLGMLLEKQNNLVLELLRLGEEELLALKADNLDELQEITGKQQVLSERLAVLEKERIALQTELADRLKLTGQLTLKELTDAELPGSEQVAAIGKTLKENFLKLKELNETNNLLIRQSLAYVNKMLRVVMTKSQATYGQNGQVTSSAQPSLKLDKSV; this is translated from the coding sequence ATGGACAAGAGTCTGGCTACCTTAGGTATGCTTCTGGAAAAACAAAACAACCTGGTGCTGGAACTGCTGCGGCTTGGGGAGGAAGAACTGCTGGCATTGAAAGCCGACAATCTGGACGAACTCCAGGAAATTACCGGCAAGCAGCAGGTGTTAAGCGAGCGGTTAGCAGTGCTGGAAAAAGAGAGAATTGCCCTGCAGACTGAACTGGCTGACCGTCTGAAACTAACCGGTCAACTGACCTTAAAAGAGCTGACGGATGCAGAATTGCCGGGAAGCGAGCAGGTGGCGGCCATTGGCAAAACTTTGAAGGAAAACTTTCTTAAATTAAAAGAACTGAACGAAACCAACAACCTGTTGATTCGCCAGTCATTGGCCTACGTCAATAAAATGCTGAGAGTTGTAATGACAAAAAGCCAGGCAACTTACGGGCAAAACGGCCAAGTCACCTCTTCTGCACAGCCAAGTCTCAAGTTGGACAAAAGCGTTTAA